The sequence AAGTGTTGCATGCGTCTTTGTCCAATTCATTCGCCCAGCCAATTTCAAAGCCTGCTTGCAAAAACATGCATTCAAACCCTCCAATCCCAGCAAAAAGTGAGCCTACTTCCATCAAACACCCTAATCAATCTTTAAAATCGCCAAAAATACATCTTGGGGAAGCTCTACCTTACCGATAGCTTTCATGCGTTTCTTGCCTTCTTTTTGCTTTTCTAAAAGTTTTCTTTTTCGTGTAATATCGCCCCCATAACACTTAGCCGTTACATTCTTACCAACGGATTTGATTGTCTCTCTAGCGATGATTTTATTCCCCACGCTCGCCTGGATAGCGACTTCAAAAAGTTGGTGCGGAATAAGCTCTTTCATCGCTTCCACTAAAGCTCGCCCCTTTTCATACGCCTTATTTTTATCTATAATGATAGAAAGTGCATCCACTATATCGCCTGCCACCCTCACATCTAATTTCACCAAGTTAGCTTCTCTGTTTTCTATGGGCTCATAATCAAAGCTCGCATACCCTTTAGTGCAAGATTTGAGCTTGTCATAAAAATCCATCACAATTTCATTGCTAGGTAAGGAATAAGTGAGCATGACACGAGACTGGTTTAAATATTCCATTTTTTCTTGAATACCTCTTTTATTATTCAATAACTGCATTAAATTACCCAAAAATTCGCTAGGCGTGATAATTGTGGCTCTCACGAAAGGCTCTTTGATGCAAGCGATATGATTTTCAGGGGGTAATTCGCTAGGGTTTTGGACATATTTAATACTATTATCGGTTAAATGCACTTCATAGACCACCGTGGGAGCGGTAGCGATGAGGTTAAGGCTAAATTCCCTCTCTAACCTTTCTTTTATCACTTCCATATGCAATAGTCCTAAAAAGCCCACCCTAAAACCAAAGCCAAGCGCCACCGAGCTTTCAGGCTCAAAATTTAAAGCGCAATCGTTAAGCTGGAGTTTTAATAACGCCTCTCTCAAATCTTCAAACCTGTCCGTTTCTATAGGATAAATCCCCGCAAACACAAAGGGTTTAGCCGGCATAAAGCCTTCAATGGGTTTAGAGGTAGGGTTCTTAGCGTCTGTGAGCGTATCACCCACAGCAATATCAGTAACGCTCTTTAGCCCCAAACTCACAATGCCAATCTCACCGCATTCTAAACTCTTAGTAGGGATTTTTTTTAAAGGGTTAGGGTAATATAGCCCTAAAACGCCGTGTTTTTTACCCGTTCCCATCACTAAAATTTCTTGCTCTGTGTTGATATTCCCATCCATGATACGCACCAACGCTAACGCCCCTA comes from Helicobacter acinonychis and encodes:
- the lepA gene encoding translation elongation factor 4, which translates into the protein MKNIRNFSIIAHIDHGKSTLADCLIAECNAISNREMTSQVMDTMDIEKERGITIKAQSVRLNYTLKGEDYVLNLIDTPGHVDFSYEVSRSLCSCEGALLVVDATQGVEAQTIANTYIALDNHLEILPVINKIDLPNANVLEVKQDIEDTIGIDCSSVNEVSAKAKIGIKDLLEKIITTIPAPSGDASAPLKALIYDSWFDNYLGALALVRIMDGNINTEQEILVMGTGKKHGVLGLYYPNPLKKIPTKSLECGEIGIVSLGLKSVTDIAVGDTLTDAKNPTSKPIEGFMPAKPFVFAGIYPIETDRFEDLREALLKLQLNDCALNFEPESSVALGFGFRVGFLGLLHMEVIKERLEREFSLNLIATAPTVVYEVHLTDNSIKYVQNPSELPPENHIACIKEPFVRATIITPSEFLGNLMQLLNNKRGIQEKMEYLNQSRVMLTYSLPSNEIVMDFYDKLKSCTKGYASFDYEPIENREANLVKLDVRVAGDIVDALSIIIDKNKAYEKGRALVEAMKELIPHQLFEVAIQASVGNKIIARETIKSVGKNVTAKCYGGDITRKRKLLEKQKEGKKRMKAIGKVELPQDVFLAILKID